The sequence below is a genomic window from Cataglyphis hispanica isolate Lineage 1 chromosome 13, ULB_Chis1_1.0, whole genome shotgun sequence.
TATAACTATCTTCTTCGCGAGTAATATTTCTGCCGCTATTTCGGTTACGAGATAAAAATCACTTGTAAAATGTAGCTCAAGTTTTTTGCTGATGTTAAAAGCAAGGGgattaaaattatcgtaagtgttgataaaaaagatgCCTTTCTCGCAATTAAACCTGCCTCATAATTGAACTTTGTCACAATAAAATCTTTCACCCCGACGATCATACAGTCGCGAACCTGTCGCGCGCGAAACAATAAAAGTACTTAAATCAGCTCGTCGAAACTTCACGACGCGACgtaaaaattgaacgtttatATGCATTTAGAGTATGCTGCCGACAGAAACTTTGGTTACTTAATACGCGCATAAACTTATCTCGAATGGACTTTGTCTGTATCTCGGGGAAGTGcggtatttatttatctacgcGAAagcttttctaataaaaatcgcATTTCGCGTCTCATAgaaattctcatatttttgcaaaataattttgcacgaTTACGAGCATGGTAAGCTTGTccgtgaaatttaatttattataaaagtctaAAAAcctaaatagaaaaaataattcaatttaagatatatgtatgtatgctccagaaaagggagagaaaattgattgaaatatatatcgttctatcaaatgatattaaaatactaactGAAATTGTCGAGGTTGGTAATCTTTTACGAATTGACAGTAGCCTACACATACCGGACGACAGGATTATAAGGGTATTTCTGGTCACCCCATCGATTCAATAAGTGATAAATATGACCACCGTACTCGGCGCGTAAGCCACATGTAATATCCTCTTTCCGCGATGCCAATACCATACcgcttttatatcataattttttcatcttttaagaTGGCAGCGCGGGTAGAATCAGGTCATAATAGGATTTCTGCTCGAGGGAAGGATACTACTACGAATCTCTACTATATACCGCCAATAGTCCCTACAAAACGAGAATGAGGATGAAAGAGGGTAGAAGAGAAACGGGGAGAGAGAAGCGAGAGCGTATGAGAGATGAGCTTTATTAATGCTATCGTGCGAGCACTTTTCCGAGTATAATATACGAAAGTACAATCGTctgtaaacaattttatcatttttccatGTGCATAGAATTGAACGCGATGTGATTAATGAACGAGCGcgttaatgatattaattttaacgcgGGATCTTTATTATtcgtactaaaaaaaaaaaataaatatatatagcaaaatcaagataaaaatatgatcggTAAGATATGACATacgatttatacatattttacatattacaaattatatagagaaatttttcctttttctgttCTTCTctgtttttcgaaataaattcaGCATATAATAGTGtgtgatacaatttttttccctctttcttttatcaaattttgataatgaactattttctcaaaattattttctttaaagcgCGATGATAAATTCACGGCAATTTAAATCCTGAATAAATTGTCTCTCAATAatcacttaaaattaatttttcataatattgatTGTTAGTAAAACCTATACGTAActtctattatttcaatatttttctattattcaagtatattaaatatgtataattgatataatttattaactttgaaataatttatatagaaaaaatcttCTCTGTTCCGCGGTGAAATATTTATCGGACAGATTTTgtcaaatcaattattttttttaagtaatttaatattatcaatataaggatagaaagttattaaaagaaatatgaatgaaTAAGCTatcaaaaactaaaataaaatttaaaacaaaattttaaatttatttttagggaAATAAGAAAAgggcattaaaatttttatgtcactaattattagaaaataattttattttttcatttatatttttattattcgttatCTAATGTATAATCATACATCTCATACATATGCGTAtgaatgtacataaaatataattttcacaaatccATTACCtccacattaaaaaaaaaaaataatctagttTCTAGTACTCACCAGCACGATGCGCAGCAGCGGAGTTGTagcaaaaaatgcattattaatctgtaaaatacaaatatccaaattaaagaaaaatgtttgatttatttaacattgtagagaataattattgcgtttaaataaatgtttaatttaataaaaaaacatatatacatatatagacaaGTAAGTAATAAACcagcatataattttatatataacaattaataaattaaataaattataaattttgcttaCCTTACGTTGCTCCGCCGTTGCCTGATGCCTCCCCGGGGCCTCCTCCTCCACTCTTGTTCGTTCTTCATGACATTCACGTGATTCGCACTCGCGAAAAGACGATTAATTACAATTGCGCGCATTAATCATCAGAATGACACTCtcaataactttattatattataaaaacagcaGAAAAGAGCGAAGCTATGAATACGAAGCTACGAAAATCGTTCGGCCAAATTCAcacatcatttaaaaattgatattgctAATATATAGCTGGCGTTTTGAAATAGTTTTACTATTTCGTATTatgatatatgcaaataaatatacgagTTGGAATTAGAGATAATTATTCACAGAATATAATCCGCCGTCGTTTTGCCAATAGATTTCAATGGAATAAATCcaaatttcaacaaatatatattgatatacaaattttagcCAAATTTGTGCTACGTAATTAACGAAATGCGAagttaatcattatatttattaataaatgcgtCGCGACGTCCGCCCTCAAAGTCGACTTCGTTTCACATCTACTACGTTTTATCACTGATCGAATAAATCGGAAAAATCGACAAATTCATTCGGAAACCGCTCCACGAATCGAGTTAATGGCCAATTAAGACGCGATGGATcgtccaaaaatatataattaaaatacagtaTTTCACGCGTAATTGATTTTCAACGCGCAAATCCCGCGAAATTTGCGCACTATTAACAAAACCGATATATCGCGTTACTATTCATTACTTAAATCATTCGGTGCGGCGATCCGTGTACTTCGCGTTTTCATACGTTGACGTTGGCAaacaaattagatttaaattgacgaaaaatttcaagagCGCGATATATCCGAATCCAAGAACgtcattaaaaagataattaccATCAATAAACGCTGtagaacaaaacaaaaatataaaagtttccagtttgttatttcaatttctataTGAAACGTATTAGCCGAGCGAAATAATCGTGCTTCGATAAATAGCTACCCTCTCAGTGCGCTTACGAGTCGTATCAATAATCTCGAGAGAGTCGATTAATATCACGCACACGCACTGATAATCTCTACTTGTTCCGGAATATAATCGCGTTTCGAAAGATAATGCAAAGAAGCGTAAAACGTCGTAGCTTGCCGATCTCTGCCGACCTACCGGCATTGTCACCGACTCGATTACGAATGATAATAGAACGCGACCGTGTATCCTACACCGGGTCAAAAAACACGCACCTACGTCACGCCGTCAAAACAACAATACCAAGGCCGCGCGCATTCCTCGGTATGCTTATACTTCGGCGCGCGCCAACATACCTCAATATGTTGATATTTTGCCACCATCgccattttaatgaaatatgtaataatattaagagacACAGTAATATCTTGCGTTATATTAACGTTATAAGATAAGCATCGGCAGATCAGCAGAAATGTTGAATATATTCTACTCCtcgcatttttaaattgaaatcgatggatttttattataaataattattgagttgTAATTTATTCactcaaataattttgaatttatttcatttttaaaaaaagaacataacAAATGgctgtttttattatctttgctCGTCTATGAGACTAATTTACTGTCAAAAAaagatgagagaaaaatttatatgttaacacattttgtatatatgtgcgcaataatttattacaaaaaaaatataaaaaataaagtaaaaaaaatttctcgatattatgtagatgtataatattatttatatattaattatataaaatatatagagagtgttttgtaatcatataatatattaataacatatttaaaaattaatgagagtcggaaatattaatatgaaaatttcgaagatagaataaaatttcctaaaaagtatatttagatttttatttaaaaaaaaaataattaaatagtaataataaatgtgtctAAATAGAagtaaaaactattattaattaatatcaactgATTACTATAGCTAGCATcttacgataaaaaattacaaaagacgTAATCAATTGACAATGAGCAGAAAAAACAATATCACTTATGCTGTAAAATAGTAGATAAcagattatacatattattggtTTGAATATTTGAGttatattcgatattaattcataaatcaattttaattacatttataattcagaaattattatgatttaaatattatcatattatataattttcgattttaatttctacagaatatacatgtataaaattaaaacactattatgattatgtaaaattatagaagGTCTTGTATAGAACACGaataacaaaagataataaatttaaggctaaaagataaaattaaaaaaaaaatatgaaatataacatTGTCCGAAAAAATGGACTACATATTTCGTGAGGAATAATCGTATCTATTTTCTGCCAATTTTACGGCACCCTGTATAGCAAAGTACAATGTAATTCCCGCGGTTGTAGCAGatgttttctttattcacgttaaaaataaaacaataaacaatCAACGAGATGGAATTCTCCTCGTTAGCCGTGCTGTGTTTTGTAGAAACGTCAGCAGGTAAATTTGGACAAATTTACTCGAAAGCGCCGCTCGCAGGAAATAAGATCATCTCGCTCTCGGAAAAGAGGAAACGGGACAAGGCAACAAGGAGCGCCgacgataaattaaatcttgctTTTAAGGGCATTACTTTACCGGTGGAAACGCTCATTAATGACGATTGTAAGGGGATTCATTCGCTATAGGATGCATTCCACACACGTCGCGTTGTAGTTTGCCAATAGCAATGCGGTAACCTCTCGAAACCGACGAGGAAATCAATCCGCGTCTCGATCTCACGTAACAAACGAACTAAATTAAACGAACGTGGATTGATTTACCAGAACCGGAAGcgcttttgatatattttcgtggaaaaaaaaaatgatattggaATGTAAAAGGATAAATTTATGTAGCTAATAAATCGTACAAAATACCTAGCGAATAATCgatctcgaaaaaaataacgcaGACAATTTATTCTTGCGTAATTTTATCCAttagtatctttttttcacgatTGACATCGCGCGCGGTACAAATTCGATGATACGGAAACAAGAGGAACAAGGCTTGCCGATGCATCGTCACCGGGGACATAATTTTCGCGTCGCGGAGACATAATATCGCTCATTGTGAATTGTCGCGTGCAAACTTTACCGTGCTCTCTTACCATCCATCGgcgacgacgaggacgacgataATGCGAAACAAAGCGAAGAAAGACAGACGTATTGTCGCGGTCCTAGCATTAGTTTTAACGATCGTTGAATGAGAGCCGGATCTCGATCACTAAGCGACAATTTATGCATCGGCGTTATCTGtcaaacgagagaaagaaacatttGCGTTCGTTAACTCATTCGACGATGACGACAAAATGCTCACTTTCCAAGACATATACACGATTTACCATTCTGTCCATCAATTAGTCGCGTCTGTCGTAAACACCAGGACGTCGATAGCCAACACGCGAATCGAATAATTCGTCTCGCTGCAATTGACCGCCCgcggattattatatatcgccGTTATCTACATACACAGAAGAACCTAAGGAGAGAAGCTATATCTTGAATCTTCCCTATCTTGTACCTCTCGGATTTGTCTATATGAAGACACGAGGGTGTCTCCTCCAAACATAGTCGACTACTAGTGGTTAGTTACGGTTATAGACATCCAAGAGTTAAAACTGCGCGACTTGGCGTATTTCGGAATTTATGCGTCTAAAGATATaggaaggaaaagagaaagatctaTATATACGCGTTTAGAGATGTTCGCGCAGCGGAAGCTCCCGATACCCAAGGAGTCTGAGGAATCTTCCTTGGGTATTCGAACCCCGAGACTCGAAGAacgtattttctatataatattattgtaatctgcatcttacatattataatacgtAACACGCTTCGCATAATTTACACGCTCGCTAAACGGCGAATAATTCagctccctctctctctctctctctctctcattttctctctctcgttccctCGAAGCCGACAAGAAATCCGGCTTGTGGAGAGATGCAGAGAGTAAATTCTCTATATCCTATACTAGCGGCAAGCATGAAACTCTCGGTAACGAGAATTCATGAGAATTTCCAACAACTTCGCCCGCGCCGAAGGCTGCGTTGCGATGCGCGAAACTCTTTCGCGTTCCAATCAACGAGCGATTTTACGCGCACCTTAATCGCTTAATTGTTCCACGAATAATTGCGTACGAGCCCTTTCTTCAGCTAAGCATAGAAACAATTTCGgaacattataaatttcagcGAAGCACTACTATAAATTGGCGCAATGTATTCAAGCaaaattttagagagagagaaatgacatagatttggaatatatttacagaaatttcTACATAAAGATACTGTGTATTAATGCAGATTACAATGGGATGTTAGATTAGTTTCATGATTACAACGAAAACaatgatgaattttatatatttatcaaatcgccaaaaatcgcgaaaaagattaatatcttaattattattcctaTCCTTTcctaattgtatttttttcctgttgattttccaaattaaaaaacaggcatagatttttataataccatAACAcacattgcaaattatttatacctttttgtaatatatattacaatatatagtgcttttcgttaaaaaaaattaaataaaaataatgccaAGATTTACTTAAATgtgttacaaataaatttaatataaattctcagATCATttacgaaattaatatatttttcaattatcaagatatgtgaagaatactttatttaaatttatcaagaaataaaaatattgaattttatgctatatatatcgttttattttcatttaaagcaGCGAGCAATATCTTTCAAATTGACAAAGCAACGAGTGCGAGTGAATCAcgctcgaatatatatataataatagtaaacaATAAGAGCTTTCCTATATTACGAAAGATATAGAAATTGAACCTCTTACCTTGCAATGGGTGCAGTTGTGGATGACGGAGTACGGCTGGGCGCAATCGTAGCGCGCCAGTACCTCCTCGAACTCGCAATGCAGCCTCGCGGCCAGGGCATCGACGATCAACAACTTGTCCAGGACATCGACGCATTTCTGACCGCCATTTAGCACGTCCTCGAGCGGGCTGTCCTTGCCCGGCGCCAGGGCGTTGACCACCGTTTGCTCACAGCAATGCCGCAGACGCAGCCTGCTCATGAACCGATATCGATCCCTTCTCAAAAAATTTGGCGTACTACTCCGACCAGAATCGTCCCCACAGATCTTCCCCTTGTGCGACTCCTCGAGATATAAAAGGCACTGTTCCCGGGCAGTCCGTACGCCCtcctccttctttttctcctcgACCCCCattctcgtcgtcgtcgtcgtcctcgcGCTGTTGATTCCCGCTCTGTCGATCATCTCGTTTTCATTCTCGCACGGCATCGGACAATACTTGGGCACTTCCGGTGGACCGCAGCTACCCTGAAGATCGGCCGGCGCTGGTCCCGCCAGATCGCAGGCCGACAGCCAAGGATTCAACTGGTTCACGTCCCAGGTGTACATTGTTCTGTCGGGAAACCATGACTGAGGCTCCACTTCTCGATCCGAATCCTCTCGCTTTTCTTTCctctgttgctgctgctgttggtGATGACGATGACGCTCGTTATCGGTATTATAATCGCTATTCTGAACGTATTGTTGCGGTTGCTGGTGTTGCATGATGACTGTCGACGACGAATACAATGCATCTGGCGGCGAGACGTTCCCTCGCTGCGCGGGATTCTTGATGTGCGCGAGGGTCGGATTCTGCGTGAAGGTCGAGGTAAAGTGACCCGAGGGACTGGTCGAGCACAGCAGGGGCCATGCCAGAAGATATAGCATAAATAGCAGCAGCCTGTAATAACTTCTGCGTGTATGCGGCTTCTCCCCTgttcctcctcctctccttcTAGTAATTGGCTTTTGGAACCAGGCAGTGTTATCGCTACGTCTCTGTTCTTCTCCCTTTCTTCGTTCTTGCCTGTCAAACTCCTCGTCCACTGTCGGGTGCTCGCAATCGTAATTATCAATGCGTTCGCAACAACGATCCTTTCTCTCGGCCATCGATGAAGATGACAATGCCCACTGATGATCACTCTTAGACACACCACAATTAATTGCATCCACCTCGGCGCGGATGTAGTCCTCGCGAGACGCGTTTTCTTTCGCGTCTCTACGTTCATGTTCGTTACCCGGAACACTAACACGTGCGTCGTCGTTTCCATTTTCGGTATGCTTGTCATGGTCTTCTTTGGGTCCATCGTGAATCCTCTTTCGCTTGTAACGCGCTCGTCCCTCGTCGTCACCGtagtcgtcgtcatcgtcgtctcTGTCATCGCTATAGGCAGTGTAAGCAAGCACGTCGACGAAAGGAACAACCGAGGCAGCCACGTCGGACCTTTTCTCGGGGATCGCTCCTCTCTCCCGTCTCCTCCGTGCCCTTCCTCTTGCTCCTCGAGCGAAACGCGGGGCCCGTCGTTGCGGCGACGGACGATCGACACAGAGAATGCGCGTTCGCGCGGGCGGCGCGCCGGCAAGGACGACGCCGAGGTCGGCGTCGCCGTCGTAATCATTCTCGTCCTCGTGATCCTCGTGgcaatcgcgcgcgcgtgcgcgcacCACGCCGCGCGAAGCGGAATCACGAGGGACGCGAAAGGCAGTGGCAGTTCCGGCTTCTTCGTTATCGGGCCCGTCGTGGTGTCGGGCCTTAACGTGATCGCGAATCGATCCGGAAAACGATCTAGTCGACGCGGCGCGAACGAACCGTATGCACTCGACGAACGAGgccgatgacgacgacgacgatgaccacaattgctgctgctgctccttcttttcctctctcctcttctctcttctccgtTTTTTCGACGTGGGTGGTCCCGTGAGTCCAAACGGATCGAGCCGCATGGGCGCGAGAAGATGATCGGGGACGTTAATAACGTCCCCGACGTCCTGTCGTCGCGCTCCTCCCCGTCGACGCACCTCGGCGTGCAACGTGCTTCGCCTTTCTCCACCAATGACCGATCTTGTCGCTGCCGACTCCTGCTTGTCGATGTCGCGCACGCcagccgacgacgacgacgatgatgatggtgGTGACGCGGGCTCGCGGTGGACTCGCGGCGTGGATGATCCGTATTGCGGCCGGGCTGCTGCAGGAGGCCCCGCATCGCTGCCACCAAGGCTGAGGCCCGCCTCTCGGCACGCTCTCCGTTCCCCGATTCTCGATTCCTCGTGCTTCCGGGACGCCGCTCGCGACGCGGCCTGCGACGCTGATGCTACCGTTACTTCCGCTGAAACACGATTCTCTCGTGCAGCGTGACCGATTCCGAGACGATTTCGTTTCCGAGTGATTCCGCGGAGATATCTTGGAAGAGATATCTTTACGCCACTCGATAATTCGCGCCAAATCCTTGTCGTTTTTCTTCTCCACCGCGCAGCGGCACGCGTCGACACCTTCCTGGACGGGTAATCGAGTCTCGACGTCTCTCCGATCGGAAAGACGCTTCGTTTTTTCTCTCGCCGTTTCTTTTGCCCTTTGCGTTTCTCGTCTCTGTGACAGTGAACGAATTCGCGCCACGGAAACTCGCGTCCTCGTGCCTTTGTCGGCGAGCGTCCGTTCACCGAGGTATTCCCGCTGTTCGATGATGTCAGCCCCGCTCGTGCGTATCCCGGACCAGTTGCCCAGGTACCTGCCTGAGCGGTCCGGGTTGGCGGGGCCCTTAGAAGTTCCCCTGGACCAACGTACCACGGCCGACCGAGACAGCGATAGTCGCGGCTGCTGCGGTGGTTgcggcggcgacgacgacgacaccGGCCGCCGCCGCGAGGTGTTCCCTCGACGGCGACAGCAGCAACGGCAACGCAACGCGCCCGTAGTAATCGTAGTCCACCACCTCCGCTTCCGCCTCTTCTTCCTGCCGCGCCACCTGCACCTTCTCCTGCACCACCACCTCGTGTCGCTCGCCGGCCTCGCGGTCTCTCCTCCCCCTGTTGCTGCTGTCCACGCTGTGCCAGGTGTTGTGCGCCACTTCCGAGTGAGCGCGACGAcgccggcggcggcggcagctCTCGACGCGCGCGACGACGTTGCGTGTATCGAGGACGACCTGATGCGAAAGCACCTGAACAACACCcgcttcgtcgtcgtcgtagtCCCCCTGCCGAGGCTCGCGAGCTCCCAGTGCGGGGCACCGAGGTTCATGCTGCATCCTGAACGCCCGGCTACGtaccctcctcctcctcctcttcttccttctcctAGCACCCCCTGCTGCTGCTTGTCGTTGCCGATGATCACGGCCGGTGGCGGCACGACAGCACGCACCAccacgatgacgacgacgacgacgacgacgacgacgacgacgacgacgacggcgatgacgacgacgacgacgacgacgacgacgacaacgacggcGATGACACAAAGAAGGGCGGTAGTCTGTCGAATCGCCGCACCCGAGACTTCATTGACATATCCCGGGGCACTACGCGTCGATAACAACCGATCCAACAACCCGACGCGAACGTCAGCCACGGAGAAGCGAATTAAGATCCGCGCTCACTCGAACCGAGTTGGGAACATGACAATGATAAATGAACACACGGCGAGCTTTGGTCACGGCGATGATGTCTCGATGATTCTTCGGTGGTGCTGGACGAGGGAGGGAGAAATAGTGAGGTTATGGCGTTTCATCACTCGTaccaccaccgccaccgccactcTCTCTCGCGCTTGCCTACACACCCGAGAGAACGGGATGACCGATTAACTAACTGCTACAAAATGATGAAACCCGCACGCGAACCGAAGATCGCACGCAGAAAGAAGACGATGATATCACGGCGAAGACGACAATCGGTTGACACTAGCGGATATCTCGCGACCGAAGATGAGGCATAGGAAGGGGCATTGTTAAGAGgacgtcgtcatcgtcatcgtagCGAGGGTCGACGAGACGTTCGCGACGCTGGATGTACGCGCTGGAGGTCACTCCGTGATACTCGGAACCCTGCTACTGGTACTGCTGATGCTGATGCTGATGCTGGCACCACCGTCGTCGCATCGGCGCATTGTCACCTCCGTGTGTGCAGCCTTGTCGCGGCGCGCCCGACGATTCCACTCTCGTCGCTCGGCGATAAACGGCGGCACGAGCCACCAGAAAATAATGCTCCGGACGGATGATCGTAGTAGAGTAAATGATGCTTGCAATGTAGCAACGATGATGGGTCGGTGAATTAATGAGAACACATCCACTTGTCGAATAAGTCCAATATTCTCGGTGAACACTACGAAGATTTATCCTGCGCGTTGATATTTTTTCCACCTTGATTCCGTTCTCCTTGTAATAGTTCGCAAAAAGATATTCCCTGATTTTccctccttttctttttctatctctttttatttttcctcaaCGCATCTATGATCATTAGGGGTCACACGTGCGACAGCCTAGCACGCGCACGCGATAAGGATAAGACAATGTTCCATTTATGCACGCGCAAGCATGTTCCTCTCGGCCCCGCGATCAGCGACGAGATTACCGATTTGTattgataattgatatattcgtCTCGTCGCGCGCAAACTCTCGCAGTATCAGAATCCTCTCGCGCTGCTCTTTGACGtcaatgatttattatcgTGCACTTGGTATGTAAGAGGCGCTCGACGATCGTCGGGCACGATCGCGCGGGTATCGAGTGCGTCGATCGCGGGTGGATGAGGGAAGGGGGGAATGAGGGTGAAAGGAGGGGATGTTGTTCGCGCGACACGAACGAAAGCTTCGAGAGGGTTACGGCGAATCCACTCTGTTCGCGCCCCCCCGAACGGGGGAGGATAGGACCCGCGTCGGATTGCGCGGCGACACGGATCCGATGTATCCGGATGTTACCCCTCCCCCGAGATAATAGCAagcgctctttctctttttcacccTCTATCCTATCCCCTATATCCCCTATATATCGGTTCTAAAGGACGGCAACGGCGATGACAacggcggcggcagcggcgACAGCGACAGTAgctacgacgacgacaacagTCGTACGTCGAGACGGGCCCGGCGATGGAAGAAGGGACGACAGGGAGCACAGCGGGTGAGCGCACCAGGCTACTAGTagagcacacacacacaacatgtACAACACACCACTCTTGCTTGCTTGCTTTGCgatcgagcgcgcgcgcgcgcacgtatCGATACGACGACGTtacgaaga
It includes:
- the LOC126854009 gene encoding uncharacterized protein LOC126854009 — protein: MRLDPFGLTGPPTSKKRRREKRREEKKEQQQQLWSSSSSSSASFVECIRFVRAASTRSFSGSIRDHVKARHHDGPDNEEAGTATAFRVPRDSASRGVVRARARDCHEDHEDENDYDGDADLGVVLAGAPPARTRILCVDRPSPQRRAPRFARGARGRARRRRERGAIPEKRSDVAASVVPFVDVLAYTAYSDDRDDDDDDYGDDEGRARYKRKRIHDGPKEDHDKHTENGNDDARVSVPGNEHERRDAKENASREDYIRAEVDAINCGVSKSDHQWALSSSSMAERKDRCCERIDNYDCEHPTVDEEFDRQERRKGEEQRRSDNTAWFQKPITRRRGGGTGEKPHTRRSYYRLLLFMLYLLAWPLLCSTSPSGHFTSTFTQNPTLAHIKNPAQRGNVSPPDALYSSSTVIMQHQQPQQYVQNSDYNTDNERHRHHQQQQQQRKEKREDSDREVEPQSWFPDRTMYTWDVNQLNPWLSACDLAGPAPADLQGSCGPPEVPKYCPMPCENENEMIDRAGINSARTTTTTRMGVEEKKKEEGVRTAREQCLLYLEESHKGKICGDDSGRSSTPNFLRRDRYRFMSRLRLRHCCEQTVVNALAPGKDSPLEDVLNGGQKCVDVLDKLLIVDALAARLHCEFEEVLARYDCAQPYSVIHNCTHCKEAYRKWVCSSLVPYFAHGGPMDAETPGGSRTGTRLRPCRSFCQSVEQRCPYLLPGDRAPAYPTQYAGEPTFLCGDPNIPETGEQAARALHNSNDSECCFHMCAEDAPISGICANCEEPWKHGRLNDPSTAPQCDTAAPQSGPTGQQYPGSQAGQPEAATDREPGDDGQETSTASSSSSTPASLSTTTTDKQETLFCGSGRIGSIPSASSPGRSSPSIVLQLFWLCSVLISLPANALQYNLATSWSPFGFFRLIGSGLPGAFLLRRTLNDLRASAFDPRSTGIYRHAVVRCLLFILWMPRRAVTKCRRRGWWWWRSWRRSSSRHFRWKFPRRAGGVASWRSVPRDASTSSILVLFLKFAWKCRCRDWWWLWRRWRKCGSTDGQDVGLVRRKRSTTIHGTRRRGHRRRGSDPDGVFGTDVACSAKATSRKDPP